Below is a genomic region from Citrobacter tructae.
CGGTAAAGCCCGCCATCAACACCATATGGTCTGCAGGAATACGGCTGGCGGCAATACGACGCGTAGACTCGGTAATATCAACGGTTGATTCGAGATAATGACCTACCGCTAACAGTTTCTCGACAGGATCGATGACCGTCACCTTGTGGCCACGTGCTTCCAGCAGTCCGGCCATAATAGCGATCGACATTTTTTCACCACGGCAGATAAGCGCGGCGTTAATGCTGTCCGGACATTGTCCCAGCAGGCTAATACCGTGCAGGACATGCTTAATTTGGGCAAATTCTTGTTCAACAAAGGCTTTGAGCTGTGCCAGCGGGAAACCAGGCTGTACCGCGGCAAGACCGATCAAAAGCTCAGAGAAAATGCGTTCGGCGTCACTGATATTGGCTAAAGCATCCTGACCACCGATGGTCTTTTCAATCATCGCCACCAGATGGTTAGTAATTTTTGCCGGGGCAGAGAGGACGGTCGCAACCTGCCCCTGCCTGGCATTGCTTTCCAGAATATCGGCAACCCGCAGAAAGCGCTCTGCATTTGCCACTGATGTACCGCCAAACTTCAACACTCGCATGGTTTACCTCGTTGCCTCTGGTCGAAAAAAAAGCCCGCACTGGTTAGGTGCGGGCTTTTTTCTGTGTTTCCTGTACGCGTCAGCCCGCACCTTTACCTGTGGTAATGGTGATGGTTGTTGTAATGGTGGTACCGACGCGTTTCATGATGTTGTGTGCTCTGTAATTATTATCTGTCCTGTATCCTTTTAGGGTTAAAGTATCTCGTGACCTAAGTCAATAAATTTTTAAATTGGTCACATTCCGAAACTTGTTCACGAGTCACTGCTTGCCGTTTTACTTTCAACTAATACAGCGCGTAACACCCTCTTGAAATCAGAATAAAAAACCACTTATAGCGAAAGTGGCAATTCTTTATTTTGTGATGTTTTTTTCAATATCATGTAAAAAACGGTGCAACATTGCCGTGTCTCGCTGTCCTAACAGGCCCATTCGTTGCTGCAGCCAGTCCGTGAGTTTGATATCGTCAGAAACGTTCAGTGTGGCTAATAGACGCAAAACGCGCGCGCGCAAAGCCTGTAGCTGAAGCTCATCCGTCACCTCAATGTTTTTGGCCGGTTGTTGTATTAAACCTGCTAATTGATAGCAATACACCATCACCGCCTGCCCCAAATTGAGTGAAGGATAGTCAGCCACCATCGGCACACCGGTCAGCACATCCGCCAGTGCTAATTCTTCATTCGTCAGACCCGAATCCTCTCGGCCAAAGACCAGCGCAGCGTGATCCATCCATGCGGATTTTTCCTCCAGCAGGGGAACCAATTCGACCGGGGTGGCGTAATAATGAAACTTAGCCCGACTGCGTGCGGTGGTGGCAACCGTAAAATCCACGTCGTGCAGCGCCTCGGCTAACGTTGAAAAAACGTTAATATTATCAATAATGTCACCCGACCCGTGGGCAACCCAGCGCGTGGCAGGTTCCATGTGCACCTGGCTGTCAACGATCCGCAACTCGGTGAATCCCATGGTTTTCATCGCACGGGCAGCCGCACCAATATTTTCCGCTCTGGCAGGGGCCACCAGAATAATTGTTAAACGCATTTTCCTACTCTTTTTGTCAGTTTGCCGAGAGTTAATGTGATGCACATCAACATATTACGCAGCGCAAATTTACATATTTTTAACAGAGATCACTGAAAAAGCATTTTACATTAAGTAAAAAATGCTAAACTGTTTCGTACCTGTACTATTGATTTTTATGTTAACAGAAGTTGTATATCCCGCTGTTTATCCATGATAATTTAATTTAGAATGGATCTCATTGATTGGATTCATTACATTTATTAATTAGCGCGTGCAACTAGTTGTAATATTGCAATTTTGTGATGAACGCTAACATTTGGATACGTTGATTTCATCAAACTGTTAACGTGCTACAATTGAACTTGATATATGTCAACGAAGCGTAGTTTTATTGGGTGTCCGGTACGTCTTAGCCTGTTATGTTGCTGTTAAAATGGTTAGGATGACAGCCGTTTTTGACACTGTCGGGTCCAGAGGGAAAGTGCCCACGACCAAGCTAATGATGTTGTTGACGTTGATGGAAAGTGCATCAAGAACGCAATTACGTACTTTAGTCACGTTGCGCCGGTCATGTTAATTTACGACATGCATCAGGCAGGTCAGGGACTTTTGTACTTCCTGTTTCGATTTAGTTGGCAATTTAGGTAGCAAACATGCAGACCCCGCACATTCTTATCGTTGAAGACGAGTTAGTAACACGCAACACGTTGAAGAGCATTTTCGAAGCGGAAGGCTATGATGTATTCGAGGCGACAGATGGCGCGGAAATGCATCAGATCCTCTCTGAATATGACATCAACCTTGTGATTATGGATATCAATCTGCCAGGTAAAAACGGTCTTCTGTTAGCGCGTGAACTTCGCGAACAAGCTAACGTTGCGCTGATGTTCCTGACGGGCCGCGATAACGAGGTTGATAAAATCCTCGGCCTCGAAATCGGCGCTGACGATTACATCACCAAGCCGTTTAACCCGCGTGAACTGACTATCCGTGCTCGTAACCTGCTGTCCCGTACCATGAACCTGGGCACAGTCAGCGAAGAACGCCGTAGCGTCGAAAGCTACAAGTTCAATGGTTGGGAACTGGATATCAACAGCCGTTCTCTGATCGGTCCTGACGGTGAGCAGTATAAACTGCCACGCAGCGAATTCCGTGCCATGCTTCACTTCTGTGAGAATCCGGGCAAGATCCAGTCTCGCGCAGAACTGCTGAAAAAAATGACCGGTCGCGAACTGAAACCGCATGATCGTACCGTTGACGTAACTATCCGCCGCATTCGTAAACATTTCGAATCAACACCGGATACACCAGAAATCATCGCCACCATTCACGGTGAAGGCTACCGTTTCTGCGGCGACCTGCAGGATTAATTTCATCCTTACTGGTACAAAAACGGCGCTTTACGCGCCGTTTTTCATTTCTTCATCACCCTATTTCCACAAGCGAAATTCGTCGTTCTCTGCGACTTGAACCTCTTTGGGCTTCGTCTGAGCAAGCGAGTGCCAGTCAAGATGGCGCGTCAGGAACATAATCCCGCACAGTGCCAATAGCAGCACACCGGTTCCCAGCAACAAAGAACTGTCCTGCGAACGCAGTAATACCCACATCACCCCATCCAGTGTCAGCAGTGCCACGGTGAACAAAATACTGTTACGCCATCCTTGTAATACTGCCTGTAAATAAACGCCGTTCATCAGCGCACCAACCAGACTGGCTATAATCCACGCGGCGGTAAAACCGACATGCTCTGACAACGCCAGCAGCAACAAGTAAAACATCACTAGCGATAAGCCCACCAGCAGGTACTGCATCGGGTGCAGACGCAGGCTGGTCATGCTTTCAAGCACGAAGAAAGACATAAAGGTCAGCACAATCAGCAGAATGGCATATTTTGTTGCCCTGTCCGTTAACTGATACTGATCGGCCGGTGTTGCTACTGCCACGCTAAATGCAGGCATGCCCTGCCAGCCAATCTTTTCCCCGTCAAAACGCTCACCGAGGTTATTGGCGAACCAGCTGCTTTGCCATTGTGCAGTAAAACCTGACGCGCTAATTTCGCGCTTAACCGGCAGAAAATCCCCCAAAAAGTTAGGATGTGGCCAATTGCTGGTTAAGGTCATTTCGCTGTTGCGCCCCACCGGAACGACGGAGAAATCGCCAGTACCACTCAAATTCAGTGACAACGCCAGACTGAGGTTGTGCTCCGCCCATCCCGCGTCCGGTAGCGGAATGTGGATCCCCTGAGCACGCCCATCCAACCCTGTTCCAGGCTCAACGGCCAGTGACGTCCCATTGATCTGCGGCACTTTCACCACACCAATTCCGCGCGCATCACCTACGCCAACCACAATAAACGGTTTCCCCAACGTTACATTGGGATGATTCAATTCACTCAGCCGTTCAGCATTAAATTCTGCTTTAAGGGACACATCGTTGTGCCAAACCTGACCCTCGTAAATACCGACTTTACGTCCTTCAACATTTTGATTGCCCTCAACCATCAGCAATTCCGGCAGCCAGAAATGGATATAACTGCGCTTACGCAGGACCTCTTTATCATCCTCCAGCGCGGTATAAAGTTCGGTTACGGGGATAGCAATCAGCGGCCCGACTAATTTCTGCGGCCCGCT
It encodes:
- the thrL gene encoding thr operon leader peptide; translated protein: MKRVGTTITTTITITTGKGAG
- a CDS encoding tRNA/rRNA methyltransferase translates to MRLTIILVAPARAENIGAAARAMKTMGFTELRIVDSQVHMEPATRWVAHGSGDIIDNINVFSTLAEALHDVDFTVATTARSRAKFHYYATPVELVPLLEEKSAWMDHAALVFGREDSGLTNEELALADVLTGVPMVADYPSLNLGQAVMVYCYQLAGLIQQPAKNIEVTDELQLQALRARVLRLLATLNVSDDIKLTDWLQQRMGLLGQRDTAMLHRFLHDIEKNITK
- the yjjY gene encoding protein YjjY, yielding MTKVRNCVLDALSINVNNIISLVVGTFPLDPTVSKTAVILTILTAT
- the arcA gene encoding two-component system response regulator ArcA, whose amino-acid sequence is MQTPHILIVEDELVTRNTLKSIFEAEGYDVFEATDGAEMHQILSEYDINLVIMDINLPGKNGLLLARELREQANVALMFLTGRDNEVDKILGLEIGADDYITKPFNPRELTIRARNLLSRTMNLGTVSEERRSVESYKFNGWELDINSRSLIGPDGEQYKLPRSEFRAMLHFCENPGKIQSRAELLKKMTGRELKPHDRTVDVTIRRIRKHFESTPDTPEIIATIHGEGYRFCGDLQD
- the creD gene encoding cell envelope integrity protein CreD; amino-acid sequence: MLKSPLFWKIVTLSGAMLLLLIPLTMVRQIIVERSDYRHEVDDAIRQSTSGPQKLVGPLIAIPVTELYTALEDDKEVLRKRSYIHFWLPELLMVEGNQNVEGRKVGIYEGQVWHNDVSLKAEFNAERLSELNHPNVTLGKPFIVVGVGDARGIGVVKVPQINGTSLAVEPGTGLDGRAQGIHIPLPDAGWAEHNLSLALSLNLSGTGDFSVVPVGRNSEMTLTSNWPHPNFLGDFLPVKREISASGFTAQWQSSWFANNLGERFDGEKIGWQGMPAFSVAVATPADQYQLTDRATKYAILLIVLTFMSFFVLESMTSLRLHPMQYLLVGLSLVMFYLLLLALSEHVGFTAAWIIASLVGALMNGVYLQAVLQGWRNSILFTVALLTLDGVMWVLLRSQDSSLLLGTGVLLLALCGIMFLTRHLDWHSLAQTKPKEVQVAENDEFRLWK